A genomic stretch from Bradyrhizobium sp. 195 includes:
- the smc gene encoding chromosome segregation protein SMC, whose amino-acid sequence MKITRLRLHGFKSFVEPTDFVIEPGLTGVVGPNGCGKSNLVEALRWAMGETSYKSLRAADMDAVIFAGSGNRPARNHAEVTMTIDNADRTAPAAMNDSQLLEISRRIEREAGSVYRINGRDVRARDVQILFADAATGARSPALVHQGKIGEIIQAKPEQRRRVLEDAAGVAGLHARRHEAELRLKAAETNLTRVEDVIGQLAGQMEGLKKQARQAVRYREVAAKVRKAEATLFHLRWIGAHADVNESGQTHDLAVREMAERTQHQAEAARIQAIRAAEMPALRDAEARAAAGLQRLTNARELLDREEERAKERVAELERRLAQFEGDISRAQQQTMDADVALQRLDTEDAELKEEIKSRVEKRSGVDERVGEAEAVLTETEQQFAELTTALADLTAKRNQLEANVRTHRDKLARLDQEIANVTAEEQKLAAETGGFGDLDELTATVETAEQTLAASEAAAQASEAAHVAARQTLESSRSPLVEADKRAQRLETEARTISKILNGETKNLWPPIIDGITVDKGFEKAIGAALGDDLDAPVDPSAPMRWTNAGVTDGDPELPEGVVPLANHVQAPAELARRLAQIGVVPRERGAELVSQLKTGQRLVSPEGDVWRWDGFVAAAHAPTGAARRLAERARLVDIENELEQARIDAQIKRQALENAESELQMAASTEGASREAWRAAQRELNVARERHATAEREISRHAARKATLSEAHSRLAADRAEAEAAYEYAEAGISELPSSEDTETRLAAVRSDIEGHRRMAAQVRAEAQALAREAELADRRVQAILAERTEWQNRKESAASHIDTIQARIAELTIERSELENAPQVFAEKRSALITEIEYAENDRRMAADALATAETAMAETDRVAKLTLEALSSSREATARAEERMEGARRRLEDIEREIRDMLEVEPQAVAGLAEIEPGAELPPLHDIEEDLEKMRRDRERLGAVNLRAEEELREVETQHTGLVTERDDLVEAIKRLRQGIQSLNKEARERLLTSFEVVNNHFKRLFVELFGGGEAALHLIESDDPLEAGLEIIAKPPGKKPQTLSLLSGGEQALTAMALIFAVFLTNPSPICVLDEVDAPLDDHNVERYCNLLNEMTSSTDTRFVIITHNPITMARMNRLYGVTMAERGVSQLVSVSLSEAVDILDQNVA is encoded by the coding sequence TCAATGGCCGCGACGTGCGCGCCCGCGATGTGCAGATCCTGTTCGCGGATGCCGCCACCGGCGCGCGTTCGCCGGCTCTCGTCCACCAAGGCAAGATCGGCGAAATCATCCAGGCCAAGCCCGAGCAGCGCCGCCGCGTGCTGGAAGACGCCGCCGGCGTTGCCGGCCTGCATGCCCGCCGTCATGAGGCCGAGCTGCGGCTGAAGGCGGCCGAAACCAACCTCACCCGCGTCGAGGACGTGATCGGCCAGCTCGCAGGGCAGATGGAAGGCCTGAAGAAGCAGGCCCGCCAGGCCGTGCGCTACCGCGAGGTCGCGGCCAAGGTCCGCAAGGCCGAAGCAACCCTGTTCCATCTGCGCTGGATCGGCGCCCATGCCGACGTCAACGAGTCCGGCCAGACCCACGATCTCGCCGTCCGCGAGATGGCCGAGCGCACCCAGCACCAGGCCGAAGCCGCCCGCATCCAGGCGATCCGCGCCGCCGAAATGCCGGCGCTGCGCGATGCCGAAGCGCGCGCCGCGGCCGGGCTGCAGCGCCTGACCAATGCCCGCGAGCTGCTCGACCGCGAGGAAGAGCGCGCCAAGGAACGCGTCGCCGAGCTCGAGCGTCGCCTCGCTCAGTTCGAAGGCGACATTTCCCGTGCTCAGCAACAAACTATGGACGCCGACGTCGCGCTGCAGCGGCTCGACACCGAAGACGCCGAGCTGAAGGAAGAGATCAAGTCGCGCGTCGAGAAGCGCTCTGGCGTGGATGAACGCGTCGGCGAAGCCGAGGCGGTGCTGACCGAGACCGAGCAGCAATTCGCCGAGCTCACCACCGCGCTGGCCGACCTCACCGCCAAGCGCAACCAGTTAGAGGCCAACGTCCGCACCCACCGCGACAAGCTCGCCCGGCTCGACCAGGAGATCGCGAACGTTACCGCGGAAGAGCAGAAGCTTGCCGCCGAGACCGGCGGTTTCGGCGATCTCGACGAGCTGACCGCGACGGTCGAGACGGCGGAGCAGACGCTTGCCGCTTCGGAAGCCGCGGCGCAGGCGAGCGAAGCTGCGCATGTTGCAGCGCGCCAGACGCTGGAATCCTCGCGCTCGCCCCTGGTCGAAGCCGACAAGCGCGCGCAGCGGCTCGAAACCGAGGCGCGCACGATCTCCAAGATCCTCAACGGCGAGACCAAGAATCTGTGGCCGCCGATCATCGATGGCATCACCGTCGACAAGGGCTTCGAAAAAGCCATCGGCGCCGCGCTCGGCGACGATCTCGACGCGCCGGTCGATCCGTCGGCGCCGATGCGCTGGACCAATGCCGGCGTCACCGATGGCGATCCCGAGTTGCCCGAAGGCGTCGTACCGCTCGCCAATCACGTGCAGGCGCCGGCCGAACTGGCGCGCCGCCTGGCGCAGATCGGCGTGGTGCCGCGCGAGCGCGGCGCCGAGCTGGTCTCGCAGCTCAAGACCGGCCAGCGGCTGGTCTCGCCCGAGGGCGACGTCTGGCGCTGGGACGGCTTCGTCGCCGCGGCTCACGCCCCGACCGGTGCCGCCCGCCGCCTCGCCGAACGCGCCCGCCTCGTCGACATCGAGAACGAGCTGGAGCAGGCCCGCATCGACGCGCAGATCAAGCGCCAGGCGCTGGAGAATGCCGAGTCCGAGCTTCAGATGGCCGCCAGCACCGAAGGCGCCAGCCGCGAAGCCTGGCGCGCCGCGCAGCGCGAGCTCAACGTCGCGCGTGAGCGTCATGCCACCGCCGAGCGCGAGATCAGCCGCCACGCCGCGCGCAAGGCGACGTTGTCGGAAGCCCACAGCCGTCTCGCCGCCGACCGTGCCGAAGCCGAAGCCGCCTACGAATATGCCGAAGCCGGCATCTCCGAGCTGCCGTCGAGCGAGGACACCGAGACCCGTCTCGCCGCCGTCCGCAGCGACATCGAAGGCCATCGTCGCATGGCCGCCCAGGTCCGCGCCGAGGCACAGGCGCTGGCGCGCGAGGCCGAGCTCGCCGACCGCCGCGTGCAGGCGATCCTGGCCGAGCGTACCGAGTGGCAGAACCGTAAGGAGAGCGCGGCTTCTCACATCGACACTATCCAGGCTCGTATCGCCGAACTCACGATCGAGCGCAGCGAGCTCGAAAACGCGCCGCAAGTGTTCGCCGAGAAGCGCAGCGCGCTGATCACCGAGATCGAATACGCGGAGAACGACCGCCGCATGGCCGCCGACGCGCTCGCCACTGCGGAGACCGCGATGGCGGAGACCGACCGCGTCGCCAAGCTGACGCTCGAGGCGCTCTCCAGCTCGCGCGAAGCTACCGCCCGCGCCGAGGAGCGCATGGAAGGCGCGCGGCGCCGGCTGGAGGACATCGAGCGCGAGATCCGCGACATGCTGGAAGTCGAGCCGCAGGCCGTCGCCGGCCTCGCCGAGATCGAGCCCGGCGCGGAGCTGCCGCCGCTGCATGACATCGAGGAAGATCTCGAAAAGATGCGCCGCGACCGCGAGCGTCTCGGCGCAGTCAATCTGCGCGCCGAGGAGGAGCTGCGCGAGGTCGAGACCCAGCACACCGGCCTCGTCACCGAACGCGACGACCTCGTCGAAGCCATCAAGCGGCTGCGTCAGGGCATCCAGAGCCTCAACAAGGAAGCGCGCGAGCGGCTGCTGACCTCGTTCGAGGTGGTCAACAACCACTTCAAGCGCCTGTTCGTCGAGCTGTTCGGCGGCGGCGAGGCCGCGCTGCATCTGATCGAGAGCGACGATCCGCTCGAAGCCGGTCTCGAGATCATCGCAAAACCGCCGGGCAAGAAGCCGCAGACGCTGTCGCTGCTCTCGGGCGGCGAGCAGGCGTTGACCGCGATGGCGCTGATCTTCGCGGTGTTCTTGACCAACCCTTCACCGATCTGCGTGCTGGACGAAGTCGACGCGCCGCTCGACGACCACAATGTCGAGCGCTACTGCAACCTGCTGAATGAGATGACCAGCTCGACCGACACGCGCTTCGTCATCATCACGCACAATCCGATCACGATGGCGCGGATGAACCGCCTATACGGCGTCACCATGGCCGAGCGCGGCGTGTCGCAACTGGTGTCGGTGAGCCTGTCAGAGGCCGTGGACATCCTCGACCAGAACGTGGCGTGA
- a CDS encoding small ribosomal subunit Rsm22 family protein: MMIAPTLPAELKAALDGKLQGFSRSDAAQRSQKISTTYRAGGGSGMIKSEADALAYALARMPATYAAVAASLNALTAIAPDLAPETLLDVGAGPGTASWAAAEAFPSLQDFTLLDANATLSRLALELARDSTRLAECRNLPGDAGGNLAEASHADLVIASYIIGELSEADQRKLTEAMWAKARHALLVIEPGTPAGYARILALRQQLIAQGAYVAAPCPHEKPCPLTAPDWCHFSQRLPRSQAHRQIKGAEVPFEDERFIYVALTRTAPESRAARVLALPDVGKAEITAKLCTGAGVALTKVPRRDKAAYADARRWRWGDAIMSES; encoded by the coding sequence ATGATGATCGCCCCCACCCTCCCCGCCGAACTCAAGGCCGCCCTCGACGGCAAGCTCCAGGGCTTTTCGCGCAGCGACGCCGCGCAGCGGTCGCAGAAAATCTCGACCACCTATCGCGCCGGTGGCGGCTCCGGCATGATCAAGTCCGAAGCCGATGCACTCGCTTATGCGCTCGCGCGCATGCCGGCGACCTACGCGGCGGTGGCGGCCAGCCTCAATGCACTCACGGCGATCGCGCCTGATCTAGCCCCGGAAACCTTGCTCGACGTTGGCGCAGGCCCGGGCACCGCGAGCTGGGCGGCCGCGGAAGCCTTTCCGTCGCTGCAGGATTTTACCCTGCTCGACGCCAACGCCACGCTTAGCCGGCTCGCGCTTGAGCTCGCGCGCGACAGCACGCGTCTTGCGGAGTGCCGCAATCTGCCGGGCGATGCCGGCGGCAATCTCGCCGAGGCCTCGCACGCCGACCTCGTCATTGCGAGCTACATCATCGGCGAGCTCAGTGAGGCCGACCAGCGCAAGCTCACCGAGGCGATGTGGGCCAAAGCGCGCCACGCGCTGCTCGTGATCGAGCCCGGCACACCCGCCGGCTATGCGCGCATCCTCGCGCTGCGCCAGCAACTGATCGCACAGGGTGCCTATGTCGCCGCGCCCTGCCCGCATGAAAAACCCTGCCCGCTCACCGCGCCCGACTGGTGTCATTTCTCCCAGCGCCTGCCGCGCTCCCAGGCACACCGCCAGATCAAGGGCGCCGAGGTGCCGTTCGAGGACGAGCGCTTCATCTACGTCGCCCTGACCCGCACGGCGCCCGAGAGCCGCGCCGCCCGCGTGCTGGCGCTGCCGGACGTCGGCAAGGCCGAGATCACGGCCAAGCTTTGCACCGGGGCTGGGGTCGCGCTGACGAAAGTCCCGCGACGCGACAAGGCGGCCTATGCCGACGCCCGGCGCTGGCGCTGGGGCGATGCGATCATGTCCGAAAGTTAA
- a CDS encoding LemA family protein: MSTGWIVLGVIVVLVFLGFSAYNRLVALSQRVGQAFADIDVQLKQRHDLIPNLVETVKGYASHERGTLDDVIKARNSAMSAQGPAQVSAAENQLSGALGRLIALSEAYPDLKANANFQQLASELSDLENKIAASRRFFNNAVQEYNTGIQQLPAALFAGMFGFTRKDFFDLGASRTEVEATPQVKF; the protein is encoded by the coding sequence ATGTCGACCGGCTGGATCGTTCTCGGCGTCATCGTCGTCCTCGTGTTCTTAGGCTTCAGCGCCTACAACCGCCTGGTGGCGCTGAGCCAGCGTGTCGGCCAGGCGTTTGCCGATATCGACGTGCAGCTCAAGCAGCGCCACGATCTGATCCCGAACCTGGTGGAGACGGTGAAGGGCTATGCCTCGCATGAACGCGGCACGCTCGACGACGTCATCAAGGCGCGCAACTCGGCGATGTCGGCGCAGGGTCCGGCGCAGGTGTCCGCGGCCGAGAACCAGCTCTCGGGTGCGCTCGGCCGGCTGATCGCTCTGTCGGAGGCCTATCCGGACCTCAAGGCCAATGCCAACTTCCAGCAGCTCGCATCCGAGCTCTCCGACCTCGAGAACAAGATCGCGGCGAGCCGCCGCTTCTTCAACAACGCGGTCCAGGAATACAACACCGGCATCCAGCAGCTGCCTGCGGCCCTGTTCGCCGGCATGTTCGGCTTCACCAGGAAGGACTTCTTCGATCTCGGCGCCAGCCGCACCGAGGTCGAGGCGACGCCGCAGGTGAAGTTCTGA
- a CDS encoding M48 family metallopeptidase produces the protein MAAYGLYTHIASNKFRSMLLLAGLFMLVYVLVYAGALVAEVLIDSNRTVAFYLSHAFQDLKVAAPVATVVAAVWIVIAYFFHQSMIDAVTGGHDVNRQEEPRLYNLLENLCISRGITMPKLKIMESPALNAFATGLNPRQYSITVTTGLLDALDDKEIEAVLGHELTHIKNGDVQLMVVAVIIAGVVGFFGELFFRLFTNFNWSSSGGSWSSGSSSSSRSSSSSSDSKSSGGGAVIVIIIAVVLIVVAWLLSQVVKLALSRSREYLADAGSVELTKNPDAMISALRKIENRGELPGATSAVMELCVDNPREGFADLFATHPSVQSRVDALVKFAGGHDSGPLPPPGYEGEEPEAQAGQQDAAPPLRQGPWNDAGGSTNPPPVPAPSPAGTTSSNPIGNPIGNPMGPWGRH, from the coding sequence ATGGCCGCGTATGGTCTCTACACGCATATCGCCTCGAACAAGTTTCGTTCGATGCTATTGCTCGCCGGCTTGTTCATGCTGGTCTACGTGCTGGTCTATGCCGGTGCGCTGGTCGCCGAAGTTCTCATCGACAGCAACCGGACTGTCGCCTTCTACCTGAGCCACGCCTTCCAGGATCTGAAAGTCGCAGCCCCCGTTGCGACGGTCGTGGCGGCGGTCTGGATCGTAATCGCCTATTTTTTCCATCAGTCGATGATCGACGCGGTCACCGGCGGCCACGACGTTAACAGGCAGGAGGAGCCGCGGCTCTACAATCTGCTCGAAAACCTCTGCATCTCGCGCGGCATCACCATGCCGAAGCTGAAGATCATGGAGAGCCCGGCGCTGAACGCGTTCGCAACCGGCCTCAATCCGCGGCAATACTCCATCACCGTGACCACGGGTCTCCTCGATGCGCTTGATGACAAGGAGATCGAGGCCGTGCTGGGCCACGAGCTGACCCATATCAAGAACGGCGACGTACAGCTGATGGTGGTCGCCGTCATCATCGCCGGCGTGGTCGGCTTCTTCGGCGAATTGTTCTTCCGCCTGTTCACGAATTTCAATTGGAGCTCGAGCGGCGGATCGTGGTCGTCGGGCTCCTCCTCGTCGTCGCGGTCGTCCTCCTCGTCCAGCGACAGCAAGAGCTCCGGCGGCGGTGCGGTGATCGTCATCATCATCGCGGTCGTGCTGATCGTGGTGGCCTGGCTGTTGTCGCAGGTGGTGAAGCTCGCACTGTCCCGCTCGCGCGAATATCTCGCCGACGCAGGCTCCGTCGAGCTAACCAAAAATCCGGACGCCATGATCTCAGCGCTGCGCAAGATCGAGAACCGCGGCGAGCTGCCCGGCGCCACCTCGGCCGTCATGGAGCTCTGCGTCGATAATCCCCGCGAGGGCTTTGCCGATTTGTTCGCGACCCACCCCTCGGTGCAGTCCCGGGTCGACGCGCTGGTCAAGTTCGCCGGCGGCCATGATTCCGGTCCGTTGCCGCCGCCCGGCTATGAGGGGGAAGAACCAGAAGCGCAAGCCGGCCAGCAGGATGCGGCGCCGCCGCTGCGGCAGGGGCCTTGGAACGATGCAGGCGGCTCGACCAACCCGCCGCCGGTGCCAGCACCCAGCCCCGCCGGAACCACAAGCAGCAACCCGATAGGCAATCCCATCGGCAATCCCATGGGACCTTGGGGCCGCCATTGA
- a CDS encoding P-loop NTPase family protein: MAKPAVVVVGADKGGVGKTTVSRTLLDYFSANNVPTRAFDTESPRGTLKRFHPDITEIVDMTTTSDQMKIFDTLNAVSPSVTVIDVRAGLLSPALASLRDIGFLDAAKAGQITFAVFHILGPSIASLEEIAETAGFMTGAKYFLVKNFINDTQFFQWDQATYNSYFHRIKDATELTIPKLNEMAYEQVEVSSVPFLKFVANKGINDDAANYSFVLRGYVRHWLANVWSEFDRIRLTDIVGSKPATRNSEK; encoded by the coding sequence ATGGCAAAGCCGGCAGTGGTTGTGGTGGGCGCAGACAAGGGCGGGGTCGGCAAGACCACTGTGTCGCGTACCTTGCTCGATTATTTTTCCGCCAACAACGTGCCGACGCGCGCCTTCGACACGGAGTCGCCGCGCGGAACCCTGAAGCGCTTCCACCCCGATATCACCGAGATCGTCGACATGACGACGACGTCGGACCAGATGAAGATTTTTGACACGCTCAACGCTGTCAGCCCTTCAGTCACCGTCATCGACGTCCGCGCCGGCCTGCTCTCGCCTGCACTGGCTTCGCTGCGCGACATCGGCTTTCTGGACGCCGCCAAGGCCGGCCAGATTACGTTCGCCGTGTTCCATATCCTGGGACCCTCGATCGCCTCGCTCGAGGAGATCGCCGAGACCGCGGGCTTCATGACCGGCGCGAAATATTTCCTGGTGAAGAACTTCATCAATGACACCCAGTTCTTCCAGTGGGACCAGGCGACCTATAATTCCTACTTCCACCGCATCAAGGACGCGACCGAGCTGACCATCCCCAAGCTCAACGAAATGGCCTATGAGCAGGTCGAGGTGTCCTCCGTCCCGTTCCTGAAATTCGTCGCCAACAAGGGCATCAACGACGATGCCGCGAACTATTCCTTCGTGCTGCGCGGCTATGTCAGGCACTGGCTGGCCAACGTCTGGAGCGAGTTCGACCGCATCCGCCTGACTGACATCGTCGGTTCGAAACCGGCGACCCGCAACAGCGAAAAATAG